The sequence TAACTATCTCTTgtcattttaaactttactGTTTGTGCAAAGCACAATGTGCACAAACCAAAAAGCATTTTGCCTTAAAGTGCAGATGGACCACCTGCCAATGTTTTGGCTCATGCTTACGTGGACCAGGTGAGCGGTTGGAATTTTCCTGGCTGCTCTGTCTGTCATGGTAGTATAAAATTCAGGAGAGGGATGAGACGGCACTGAATGtgaactaaagaaagaaagagaggggCAGCTGGAACTGAAGCAGTGCCTGTGTTTACTCAGACTTGGCGTTGGATGTCAAGGctctgcagagagagagagagtgtgagaaGTAAATTAGGGAGCCATGAGAGGGATTTGGATTGTTCTATAGATCCTGATAAGCATGACAATTCTGGGGCTTGACGTTTCACGTGTTTGGCTCATCTGCATTTAGATGTGTCTGGAGGTGGCCACTTTTCTCTTCCATCTCCTTCCCCCACTAAATATCCCAAATTCACTTGCTCTTCACTCTCATTCTCTCACCTCCTCCAGTCGCTGTCTAATCCTGGACAATTCCATTCCCAGAGAAAGTCAGTCTAGGACAGAAAAGAGTCTGCTTTGATaaatgtgtgaatgaaacagcTGCTGATTGTGGATTTATTCCGCTCTCTCCTTATTGCTAATGAATTATCCTTTGTCCCACTGTCACCTCAGGATATTAATGAGTTTGACAAACAAAATTCAGCATATGGATGGATTCTGAACATGCAGAGATCAAACAGACCTGCTGGTCCATCAAACTAACAAATCTAATCGAAGGAGATCAGGCTTAGTAGTTTGATCTTTTGAGTAGTATGGAAGAGTACAATGGGTTTTTGTTATGAGGGGCTTTGATAGATTTCACTGTAATGATGAGGGCTTTGGCTTGTCCAAGCTGAGGCGAACTTACTATGACAAACAATATACATTCTTCTAATTGGAGCACAAACTATTCATTTGATGTGGATCAGTGTGGGCCATTTCATCTGCTCTAGTGAGGATAGATGGcaaatttcataataaatacccATGAAACAAACAAGGAATTGCCTCTTTTAAGACCATTgagatgtttttcatttttacattatttgaatttttatgACAAACAAGCACAATTCATATTActttaattacaaaaatattaatactattaattaatattatgtatttttattttataattaatattatttatattatttattattaatatctaaattaagtatttataCATTATAGTCATAGTATTTGTTGTACTTGTATGAAGATTTTATGaagataaaaacattatttcagtaatttttaatattttttaccttttttattttaattttttatattttttttaaacattatttggaATTAGAGTAAAGAGaatcacacttttaaaacattgcatttcaacatttttactgtaatatagTGATACAGATACATTTTTAGGTATTACAGTAAAGATGATCACCAATTTAATTCAtgctgatttaaataaataaaatatttcaatatttttaccGTAACCtcatgacatttttattttttagatattacagtaaagataataatCACCAGTTCAATTTAtgctgattaaaataaaaatgtcaatattttttttaattttaatagtgATATAGTTAACATTATTGGGCTGACAGTAAAGAAATTCACCACCGAGAAAAATGAATACATTATGGTAATACGAATTTGGGGTGAATGTGTTCAGCTGTCATAAAAGTAATATCACAGTGAATCTTATTTGTCTTAAAATTGTGCTTGCTTTATGCAAAATTACTTATTTACTGATTCTGGGGTGAAATGTAACCTgtacatgtttttgtttaacTAATAGACAAGCAGAGTTTAAACAAAGGAGCAGTTACTGTACAACATGGATGCATAAATCTTATGCAGTTCCAGAATAGCAACTCTCAGATTTTTCACTataattgttgttgttattggaTTCATCTGTTTGTGGTGTATGTTTAGTCAGGATGCAATAAGAGTGACTAATGAAACCAGTTTTGCAAATTCCTCTTTGAAGCACTTATTCCTCTTTTTAGTAAACACATGGACATGTGTTTACTATCCATCGTTTTCTCCAACAACTTTCCCAACACTTATCCTCATGGAAACCATATTTCCTTCCAGATTTTTCAGAACAGAGCACTGAAGACACGCTCACACAAGGCAGCCTACTGTAGTCCGACTCTGAAAGCATCAACGCTGCTCTCGTCGCTGCCATGAACAGGCTTGTTTCCATTGCCCTGCTATTCCTGGGAGCCAGTTTGTCTGCTTCCCTCTTCCTTCCCGACTCCCTGGAGCTGAGGCAGTTAATGCAACGCTACCAGGATGAGCTGGAGCTCAACAGCACAAAAGCTGATGCGCCTTTACGCACTCGCAGAGCCATCAGGTGGACGGACAGGGAGGAGATCCTGCAACTCCACAACAAGCTGAGAGGAGAGGTGTACCCAACTGCCTCCAACATGGAGTACATGGTGAGAAAGGAACATAGTTCAAGTCATTTTACACTCACATCcaactttatttaatgtaatatcCAGGGTCTGTACAGAGACACTAAAATAATCTGAAAACTCAGAAGGTTCTCTTCCAAAACCTTGGGAGTTGCTTATCTAGAaagcattttaaagggttagttcacccaaaaatgaaaattcttgtcatttattattcaccctcatgtctttccaaactggtaagacttttgttcatcttcggaacacaaattaagatatttttgatgaaatctgagagctttctgtcccttcattgaCAACCTATGCAACTAACACACACGGGAGATGATTTTTTGtatgttgtttgttttggtgcaaACAAAGCATCCGCATTGCTTcgtaaaattgaggttaaaccattggaatcacatggattactttaatgatgtcattacgacctttctggggcttgaaagtggtattttcgtaggctgtcaatggagggacagaaagctcccagatttaattaaaaagatcttcatttgtgttccaaggataaacaaaagtcttacgggtttggaatgacatgagagcgagaaatttaaaatttctgaaaatgactgaattatcatttttgggtgaattatccctttaagccaTCATAAGTGTGTAAGATTGTTTCAAAAGGTAGGCAATAACATTATGCTGACATCTAAGTACCTTATTTTGGCTAAAGAGACACTGGGAATACAAACTCAGATTGTGACAAGGTGAACATTTTTACCCATGATGGCAGATGATTACGTGATATTCTTTCATTAATAAAAAGGAATGATAAAAATAGttcagtctatttaaaaatgtgttactttacccAACATTTATTTGTGTGCTATGTATTAACTTGTGAAAatgaagtacactttagcacgCTTTTTAAAAGCACAATTAAGCGCACTTTTAATACTCTgttccctgctgaaaaatccagcataaaccagcatgaATTCCATGTTGGTCCAGGCTGGTTTATGGTTCATGCTATTCTCAAGCAAAATTGAGCTGGTGTAGCTGCTTCCCATGCTGGTGACCAGCAAACCAGTAACCGGCATCTCATGCTGGTTTCAGCATGCAAAACACACTTTATGCTGGTGACCAgcaatgctggatttttcagtagggttagcttagcaacatgctaacattagATCCTATTAGTTTGTCTAGTTTGCTGTCTATGCCTGTGAAGGGTGTATCAAATGAGTCACTTATGAGGTTCTATTTCAGTTAGTATGCTGCTTTAGAATGTAACTGTTAATGTAGACAGCAAGACGTGGTTCACTTGGTTTTAGAATGGAGATGCTATGAGTTTAGTCTGCAGCAAAGGCATTTTTTATGTCGACCACACATGTTGAGAGCTGTACAAAACCAACACTCGGTTCTGCATTAATGACCCAGATTTATACTAATTGCATATTGTGTTAGCATCAGTCatcttttcatctttttttttttttctggtgcaGTAAATATTTTTAGGTTTGTGTAGGTGCCAAATACAGGCTTCATGGGAAGAGACATTGATTTTACAAGTGTAATCTTGTTTGGAAAACATGAACTCACTGGGAGGCAGAGCAGCCAGCGTGGTGAGGTGCCTTTTTACTGTGGAGACAATTGTGCTGCAGCTTAGCTGCCTGCTGACACAGGAGTCATGACACAGGTAGAAACAATGCCAAAGATTAGTGACATTACTGGACCAGATATGAGGCTTCAGTCATGTGACAGAAATGACAGGTACTGTTTGCTGCCTTCGAATTGCATGTGTTAAAGGGATTCTCTTGCAAAAAAGAAGTTAAAAAGAGTACATATTGcggaaataatatacttactagcgaactgaatgtaatgttttggaCATTGtcatgttttgaaaatgtattatatttttaatttatattaaatgcagttagttgaacttaagagtgttttttgacccacttaagtacAGCATTAAAtgcaatttcataattacttatattgtctttgaaatatggttaaagtgtacttCTAAATGTACTGACAGgaatttatggtaaactaaaatatatttgaatgtcATTTACTTGAATgtattaatttgacattattacaaagtgctcTTCTTGTATGTATTTAAGTCATGTTTAATGTATTTAAGTGTGTTAAGCATAGTCAAGAAAATATACTATAAGTACACTTAAGCAacctttaatttaatattaaattatctaCAAGTATAtagttttttaaatacacttttaagatATTAAGTAGgttacaagtgcacattcaatacatttaagtgcacttctttttcagaagttatagttcacccaaaagatTGCAAATTGCAAAGGTGAGTCATTATCTTTACATTAGCTGTATACTGACAATTACTGACTCAGTTTGAAGGCCTTACTCTGTCTTCACATACTATCGGAAATTTCCTACTTCCCGGTTCTAAAGTTGTGATTACTAGCTTGTCGCATTCAAGTGCTTTGTTGTCAGAAAGAACAAGAATCGTGGAAGACACCAGGTTTATTCTTGCTCATTTATTTggaaaatcttattaaagccaaaatgatATTTAGCGTCCCATTCATTGACAACCATATAAAGATTCACCACTCTATTTTAATAGCGAACTTGCAGACGATTCTGGAATTTCGGTCAAATACATGCTATTTTTgctgtgtataaaacatacaatgtacttcaaatgattattcatatattaaatatgtgCTACTTTAACGACAAGACAAGGCGATGTAGCTGTTGTGGGAAAAACGAATAAAGAATAACAGTCAAAACAGCAATCGTTCACCAAGGTTATGGCCCGTCCAAATCAGAAACTTGGGAATCAAAATTATCCCTGAGCTTCCCAGTGGTAAATACGACTTGAGAGGCCGTTCATGCCCAATTTTTAactaggaaactcgtatttacgataattccaatagcacatgaaggcagcataaaaTTGTAGGCCATTGCAAGGCATTGTGGGAAATTgagttttaaaaacttttttgtagGAAAGACTTTAATTCTAGGTGCACTGGGGACCTACTGAGAGCACAGCCTTGCTTTATTTCTGTTCCCTGTGTACCTTTGCGTATGGTACATTGAAAGTAAATGTAATGTTGATGTAGTGAGTTTTTTGAGGGAAAGATACAAAGAGCAAAGCCTTATGGTTAATGTAGTTGGGTTGATGCCTTTGAGAAAGACAGGAGTCTACCACAAGCAGGGGTTTCAGAACCGCTGCCAGGCCTCAGCGAACAAGTAAGGGTTTCAGAAATGTGGCTTAGTCCCAAACAGCACCTTCAGAACTGAGGTTACAGAATGTGTGACTGTTTGTACCCATCATGCAGTTGGAAATTTACTGAGAGTTCCTCAGAGGTGAAGAACCCTGTTCTTTGGAGTGAAGTGAGTCCTCTCTCCCTACAGGTGGAGAAATAAGCTAGGGAAATTTGTCTCATTTAACCATGATTGCTGGGGATTTACAATGGATGTGAGCCAAGCTCTGATGTGCGTGCATGTAGCCAATATTTTAGTTGTATTGGGCCTGATTCCCAGTCCTATAGTGAAGATGAAGAGTGAGAGAAAGGCAAAGGGAATTATCTGGGAATAAAACTCATTTTGATAAAGTCTCAGTGTAAATAAATGAGAATTATAAATCTGGTGTGTTCTGCTAGGAGTTTGATTTAGCTTGTGTGTGTATGACCAGGTTTGGGACGATGAACTGGAGAAGTCAGCAACCCATTGGGCGGAACAATGCCAGTGGGAACATGGGCCTCAAGACCTACTGATGTCCATTGGGCAGAACCTTGCAGTGCACTGGGGAAGGTATGAGTACACACATATTTACAAAGACCATATTAGTCTGTTCCTGTACAACAATGTCCACAGTCACAGAAATCATGGATATATTAgaatattacagttttaaaaCTGTGATTTCAGGCTGTGATTTCAGGCCTGAAAAAATCtctagatatttttttttttaactgaaggCAAGCAAAGTTGTTCATTCAAATCTGGGGacattttttgttgtatttttgacttttgtttgatttttgtcttatttaacatgtacttttatgtatttatcCAAAGCGCCTTAAGACTTTCACTTTCCTTATTACATCCATGGTCTAACATAGAAATTTAAATCCTCCTGAGTGATCTCTAtgaattttgtattattttttaatccTTATCTATTAATAATGAACTTGAGAAAGTCATGGAAATGCATTGATGTAGGAAATCTGAATGTAAATGTCATGGATTTGACTCATGCTGCAAAACATTTACTGTGAATGTGCTTTACAGTAAGTTGCTTTGTGTAAAGAGTTATACAAAGAAACTCATAATCATATTAAATAATTGTGTCTCTTTCCTGATAGGTACCGTTCTCCTGCCTACCATGTGCAGGCCTGGTACGATGAGGTGAAGGATTACACCTACCCTTACCAGCATGAGTGTAACCCGTGGTGCCCTGAGCGCTGCTCTGGACCCATGTGCACCCACTACACACAAGTGAGTGAGAAAGATCAGTTTACTAACAGTTTGCAAACAATTATCCCAGTGAGACTAAACAACATGACCttgtttataattttaaaacttGCGTGCGAAGGTGTGCACATGCCAGCCTGGATTTTCTCCTCACCGGCGGTGTTTAATAAGTAGCATGTGTGACCTGCATTAAAATAGAAGTGCCTTTAAAGGCAACATATGGAGTGCAGCCTTGACCACTGGTGTTCAATAACCTCccacagaacatgcaacacacaTGTAATATATAATGGCCCCAAAATGTTTTTGGACACCTAAGCTAGTCCTAAAAATATGTGAATGTCTTTGCatcacaaaatatcaaaccaattGGTAATTCGTTTTTTTGTGCTACAATACCTTTCATTAAAATGTGTCCATCTATTGACAGTCCATTGAGATTTGTTCTCATGCTTTGTATGAGATTCTGATGCTCTATGTACGTTGACCATTGCTTACATgtgaattaaatctgttcatcatatgaaGTGATTGCATCTCTTCAGATGACTTAGATTAAACCGCTTAATTTATATTGAATACTTTTACGATTTCTTATTGTACTTTTTAAAGTATTGTACTTTTTTTGATGAATTACCCCTTTTAGTGTccaaataatatttacattctCTGTAGGTATTTATAAGTAACTAGTGGTTTGCTGCAGCACTCATTCTGTTTCATTCTAAACTAACAGCTCCTTTTCTCAATTTTTAAAATTGGTAGTATTTGAAAAAGTGTTGATACTGTCGAAACATATTGAACATGCCAGATGCAATgcacaaagaaagaaaagtaGAAAAGCAAGACAAACCAAAGTCTGAGTgagacaaacagaaaaaaagaagaagaaaaaaaaaaaaaaaaaaaaacaagaaagagAGAAGGGTTGGGAAATGGCATCATGTCTCAGACTTTACTTTATCACTGGGATGAGTTTGTCCCACATTCTCGCAGCTCGCTGGCCCTCTAAAAGCAGGTCACAAGCATCTGGAAAGAGTTGCTTTACTCCTGAATCATTTTCCTCTTTGACCCGAATACTTTTGAAGATGCAAAGTCGTAAGGGAACCACGCCAAATCCATGCAGCAATTCTCCTTGTTTTCTGCTCCTCTCTCACATGCTGTGCGAGGGCCCCACAATCTTCTCTGTGCCAAACAATCCATCAGGGATAAACctgagtttgtgttttttgaGACTGATTAGTTTGCTGTATCATTATCCCATGGCCGACACTGCCTGTGGCCTCTTTTTTTGCCTCTGCACAGGAAGTGCATCCTCAAGGGAGTATTGAGACGTGTTCCCTCTATGGGGCTGGATGCAAACCCACTATGGTTTAACTGTATGTACGAAAAAAGGCCTGAGTAAGCACTTCTCTTTCATTTCACAGCCAAATGGTTTGGCTCGTGCTGCAGGGCTGAACCCGGTGAACCCTATTGTGTTTAAGTGAATCAGTGAGGGCCTTGACCACAACTCAATGGGCTGCACGCAGGCATTACTTTGTTTGTGTGGATAAGAGTGGATGAAGGGAAGGATCACACACGTTTTTCAGGAAACTGGCCCGGTCACACTTGAGGTGCTCTCCTTCCGCGCTTCAGGGCAGAATGAAAGAGGGCAGTCTCTATTCACGGCCCCTATGGCCCCATCAATCTACTGTTGTTGTGGAGAACACTTCCTGCTGGGGAACACTTCCTCCTCCGGGGGGAGCTGATATGGATGTCTTTTTTATACTTTCAACAACAGCAAAGAGATCTGCATCTTTCGTGCatgctaaaagaaaaaaaatgttggccCCATTTATATTAGATGTCTTTACCTACTATGTAATcacatcaataataataataattgttaggtacaatgtacttattgtgttcttgttgtattgcaaaacacatttgctgctattgaggtgggatatcgGTAAGGTTAGGGACCAGTTTGGTGGtataggtaggtttaagggtgggttaatgGGCAGGGGTAGGCTCAACTACCCCTTTTACTTTAATTACtacaaaaattaattacagatgtaattacatgcaggtatttttaaagATAAGTACTGAGTGCATAATAAGTGATGATTTGAGGTcatcaaattaaatgtaaaagttCAATATTTATGAACAAACCCCTAACCCTGAGTATGAGCAAACACATTAGCAAACGCCactaaaaataatgtatttttctttgtttgcaGCTGGTCTGGGCCACAACCAATCGTGTTGGCTGTGCTGTACACACGTGTCCAAGTATGAACGTGTGGGGAGAGGTCTGGGAGAACGCTGTCTATCTCGTCTGCAACTACTCACCAAAGTAAGACCAGTAACTGTGCTATGTTTATTCACTTAACAGCAGATGGCTAATTACTATTCCTGATGATTATCCTATGgaacaaaacttttttaaagCAAAGATTCCATCCTTCAAAACATAGAGGCTAAAAACAAAGTTTCATCCTTAGGAAAAATGGAAAAGTAAATGAAGGATTTTAGGAaaggaaaacattgacagaatATGCTATTCTTTTCCAAGCTAATGATTTAATTTGGCAGCTGGGGATTATTTTCCTAAATCAGTCCTGAGATCCATGAGAGTGTGTGATAATGTGCTTTGAATGCTCAGTCAAATGTGCAGATTTTGCAGTAATTTCCAAACTCATGCTGAACCTGTGCCCTCTTTTAGGGGAAACTGGATTGGGGAAGCCCCGTACCAACATGGCCGCCCCTGCTCCCAGTGTCCACCAAGCTACGGAGGAGGCTGCAGAAACAACCTCTGTTACAAAGGTGAGGACTGATAGAGAAATTAGAAGATGCACCACtgtatcggccaataatcggtatcggaCGATAAAAGCTGCTATTTTCACTATCCAGTGTTTAAAAACAGCCGATGAGGGATGAATATGACTTGCCAATCCAGTCAAAAGAatgcagaaaaatgtgttagaCTGCAACTCGTACTATGTGTGAGGAAAATATCTCTTGTGTTAAATTTAGGGCAAGTTAAAGCGACAATAATGCTTTAACAGTTAAAAATAGCTACCGAAAAGAAGGCTCTATTTGACCTTATGAAATACGCGTAGTTcaagccagggttgccaggttcaAGGTTTTTCCATAGaccaaacattatttgtagcaCGTCTTCAAATAATTGCAAAGAGCTTAGTGCTTTGTTACATCTGATAAGAAAACAAAGTCTCATCTTTCTTCTGTTTCTCTTCTCTGTCCATTTcatcacaaaattaaaacaataaatttgaTGCTCTTAAATGTTACGCGACAGAtcagcgcctcagttcaagtggCAGTGCGGAGCGCAAGTCTTCTTCCACTTTAATACAAGTTGTATCTTGAAAAACATGAGTGATCATTTGAAGGTATgctgaaagatacagtacaacttgccgaaatctgtatcatgtctcatgtaatcaccCAATCTGTGTTTCAACCAAATGAGAAGGTTCCCTGTATAGTctatatcggtgcatctctagttgAAATCTAATTTctgagttttttgtttttaggaGACCCTGAACGTCATGAGTCTCCAGATATGAATGAGGTGGAGAAGCCTCAGGAGCCTGTACAGCCTCAAACTACTCCAACTAAGCCTCAGTCCAAGCCCTACTCCCCTAAGAAACCTGCAAATGCCAAACCTTCCTTGCCCAAGACTACAAGCACAACCTATCTAGGTTAGTGTGAATAATATTActtgaaacaacaacaactgaataattattaaataattaatgctaatcatttatacatttttagcatttatattttaaaactattaaaatattataacagtaataatgtacatttatttaaagtattcatgttaaaatatgttttaaatttctactgtttttttcttttgcctTTCAgcccaaaatattaaatgtgagACAAAAATGAGGGACAAATGTAAAGGAGCAACCTGCAATAGGTCAGTCTGAATGAAGTAGATGCTGCTTTGAAGATTTTAATAGATGATAAGTTCAGAAAATTTACTGgtgatcttttttttctttcataggTTCAACTGCCCAGCCAACTGCCTAAATAAGAAGGGGAAAGTGTGGGGAACGCTGTACTATGATGTTGTAAGTGCTTCTTTGAGATTTCCACAGTCCTGTTTAATTAGATGATgttagatttatttattaattcaatttttttccCCTGTTATTGTAGCAATCAAGTATTTGCCGTGCTGCTATCCACTATGGAATAATTGACAACAATGGAGGCCTTGTTGACATCACAAGAAAAGACAGCTTCCCGTTCTTTGTAAAGGCAACCAAGAATGGTGTCGAGTCATTCAGGTAGTCTGAATGTTATGATGATATAGTCATTTTAATTAAGTTTGTCCACAATTAACTTTCCACATTGATAGTTATTCAATCTAATCTGTGTTCTGTGTTTggtttttttgtgttattgttGTAGTAAATACAAGCCTGGCAATGCATTTATGGTGTCAAAAGTGGAAGGTGagtatttttgctgtttttatctTAATAATTCTCATGTAAATGCAAATATTCTCATCTATTGGCCTTATAATTGTTTCAGCATGCAATCAGAAGTTGTGTGTTACTGTATATTGCATTTCAAGTTACATTTTAAACGTACTAAAGCGCATCACTACAAAATTACttactaattaattactaatatatttaaatacatgacatacaaatttcaatagaaatgacattaaagtatattttagtttaccgtAAATGCTTGTCAGCAGTACACTTTAATAGAAGTAATAGaagacaatagaagtaattCTGAAATTCCATATAAAGGTCAAAAACACTCTTTAAGTTCAACTAagtgcatttaatataaatttaaacaataatacattttcatttaattgcaattaacatgccATTAAGTGTCAGTAAACATTACATTAAGTTCACACTtaagttttatatttatttctgcTAAAAgtattcttttttaaaaaaaaaaaagcatgctaAAGTGTATTATTATGTGAATGCAAATATTCTTATTGATCTCATATTTTTCGAGAGTGCAATCAGcctatttattaattaaatattaatagtattattactatattatattaatgtatttttatatttataacataccgaatatattgtaaataatatattaatattattttaataataacattttgttATCTTTGACAGTAGGTCTGGATGAccaataatgttttgtttttccctttttagaGCAAACAATAGACTGCTACACAACAGTGGCAGAGATTTGTCCCTTCAAGACGTCCACCTCTCATTGTCCAAGGTACAGTTCAAAGTATTGTAACACTCACCACATAGATTCCACTCTATAATAGGTCATCTGGAAGTACTTTCTAATGCACCTTACCAGTTTCACCTCTATCTCATCAGAGTGTTCTGCCCAGCTAACTGCATAAACGAACCTTCGTATTGGGCTCCAGTGGTCGGCAGCAACATCTACGCTGATGTGAGTACCTGCTCCTGTCCGCGAGCATTACAGGGCTGAGAGATGGGAAATGAGGGTGAACAGGCATTCGTAGTCAAGCACTTATGAGTGCTAAAGTGAGCGTGCTACTCTTGTGGTGAGGGTCGACCACGGGAATTGTCTGTGTGAGTCTTAAGGGAGTTGTTGGTGGAGGTGGCCATTGTCGCCACTAATTTCTCTCCCAGAGTGTAGACTGACCACAGAGCAGCAGCTGTGTGAGTGGAGCTGGAGAGCAGCTCTCTTACACTGACTCATGCATGCCTGAGGTCAGGTCTTGGCCTTATGGACCACTTAACTGTTTAGGGAACAGCTTAGACAGTGTAAGTTTATCCTGTAGGTTCTTTATTAACTCATTATGGCACAACATTATGGCACAAATTCGTTTGATAGCCCCTGTGAAAAAGCTTAATTGttttgaatgtgcacttgtagtaaacttaaaaaacttcaaagtttttttttttttaaattgtacttgcagataatatattaATGAAAATTCAATGGTCAGGCATCAACAATTTATTACTAAAACTTAAGATTCTCTGCGATCAGGATAATTAGCTTCTCTCAAGTGTCTTTTTCTCACTGGAGAAGAGACCTAGTGTGGAATGGCCTGGCTGTTCAGTGGTGTGTGAACTCGAATGAACTTGTTGCCTTTTGGCCTTTTTGGCTTGTTGCGGCCACATTCCTCTGTAAAAGCTGAGTGTCTGTAGAGCTGGCCTCAGATCAGAGCATGCTCTCCAGCAAGCACTAATTAACCTTCATTATACAGTGGTTTGGACTTGGTCATTTGTAAAGGTAGCCTTTGATTTAAAGTGCACTTATACTCACTTGTAGTGCATGAGCAATTGGATGAGTATTATAAGATAATACCAACCAGAGCTGTGCTTATTCATTAATTTAGGCCGGGGTGACGTGTGGGCCTGCAAGTGAGGGTCATACTGATTTGTTTGGTAAGCAGAAGCAGACAGAATTGAACCTCCTTTCCAggttaaaagaataaaaactgTAGGTACATGAAGTTCCAGAGAGTTCATGCACACACTGAAGCTGCCAGGCGTCTGGCCAACTTGCCTTTTCTGGAGCTCTTGAGCTCTGGCCTTGCAGTTATGCGTACTGTAGACATCGAAGTGATGTCATTTGTCTAGGCTCCTTTTAGACTGTTTACATCTCAAGGACTGTGGAATTAACCGTGGAAAACATAGTTGCATAG is a genomic window of Megalobrama amblycephala isolate DHTTF-2021 linkage group LG3, ASM1881202v1, whole genome shotgun sequence containing:
- the crispld2 gene encoding cysteine-rich secretory protein LCCL domain-containing 2, with product MNRLVSIALLFLGASLSASLFLPDSLELRQLMQRYQDELELNSTKADAPLRTRRAIRWTDREEILQLHNKLRGEVYPTASNMEYMVWDDELEKSATHWAEQCQWEHGPQDLLMSIGQNLAVHWGRYRSPAYHVQAWYDEVKDYTYPYQHECNPWCPERCSGPMCTHYTQLVWATTNRVGCAVHTCPSMNVWGEVWENAVYLVCNYSPKGNWIGEAPYQHGRPCSQCPPSYGGGCRNNLCYKGDPERHESPDMNEVEKPQEPVQPQTTPTKPQSKPYSPKKPANAKPSLPKTTSTTYLAQNIKCETKMRDKCKGATCNRFNCPANCLNKKGKVWGTLYYDVQSSICRAAIHYGIIDNNGGLVDITRKDSFPFFVKATKNGVESFSKYKPGNAFMVSKVEEQTIDCYTTVAEICPFKTSTSHCPRVFCPANCINEPSYWAPVVGSNIYADGSSICRAAIHAGLIKADGGYVDLLALDKRKSYTGTMKNGIQSESKTNTEGGSFRVFAVRE